The following are encoded in a window of Bos javanicus breed banteng chromosome 12, ARS-OSU_banteng_1.0, whole genome shotgun sequence genomic DNA:
- the LOC133258668 gene encoding olfactory receptor 5M9-like, protein MPNFTDVTEFVLLGLTSRQERQVLFFVVFLVVYMITLIGNIGMIILISISLQLQSSMYFFLSHLSFVDVWFSSKVTLKMLENLLSETKTISYVGCLVQCYFFTALVHVEVYILAVMVFYRCMAICSPLLYGSKMSRTVCALLISVTYIYGFSVSLICTLWTYGLYFCGSFEINHFNCADPPLIKIACGGVHSKECTMIVIAGINFTYSVSVVLSSYTLIIAAVLHMRSADGRRKAFSMCGSHLTAVTMFYGTLLFMYLRRPTEESVEQGKMVAVFYPVIPMLNPMIYSLRNEDVKEAVVKAIVRET, encoded by the coding sequence ATGCCAAATTTCACAGATGTGACAGAATTTGTTCTTCTGGGGTTGACCAGTCGTCAGGAGCGTCAAGTTCTCTTTTTTGTGGTGTTTCTAGTAGTTTACATGATCACTCTGATAGGGAACATTGGTATGATTATTTTGATCAGCATCAGCCTCCAGCTTCAGAGCTCCATGTACTTTTTCTTGAGTCATTTGTCTTTTGTGGATGTGTGGTTCTCTTCCAAGGTCACTCTGAAGATGCTGGAAAACTTACTATCAGAGACAAAAACCATTTCCTATGTGGGGTGTTTGGTGCAGTGTTACTTCTTCACAGCCCTTGTCCACGTGGAAGTATATATCTTGGCTGTGATGGTCTTTTATCGCTGCATGGCCATCTGCAGCCCTCTGCTTTATGGCAGTAAAATGTCCAGGACTGTCTGTGCTCTTCTCATCTCTGTGACATACATCTATGGATTCTCTGTTAGCCTAATCTGCACACTGTGGACATATGGCCTGTACTTCTGTGGAAGCTTTGAAATCAACCACTTCAATTGTGCTGACCCTCCTCTTATCAAGATTGCCTGTGGAGGGGTCCACAGTAAAGAATGCACCATGATTGTTATTGCTGGGATTAATTTCACATATTCCGTCTCAGTGGTTCTCAGTTCCTATACCCTCATCATAGCGGCTGTGCTGCACATGCGCTCTGCCGATGGCAGGAGGAAGGCATTCTCCATGTGTGGGTCCCACCTGACAGCTGTTACCATGTTTTATGGGACTCTCCTCTTCATGTATCTCAGGAGGCCCACTGAAGAGTCTGTGGAGCAGGGGAAGATGGTAGCTGTGTTTTACCCAGTGATTCCCATGCTGAATCCCATGATCTACAGTTTGAGGAACGAAGATGTGAAAGAGGCAGTCGTCAAAGCAATCGTCAGGGAAACTTGA